In Opitutaceae bacterium TAV5, one genomic interval encodes:
- a CDS encoding transposase IS200 translates to MRTARVKEASEKREAVYHCMSRTVNGERLFGEAAREVFRKQMWQVADFCGVEIITWTILSNHFHVLVRVPRKTAVDDNELLRRYRVLYPKPTPYQTARLEVVRQWLTERENLAIMQEAEAWRARQVALMGDVSQFMKLLKQRFSIWFNRTHNRFGTLWCERFKSVLVEPKGRVLETMAAYIDLNCIRAGLATDPAEYRFCGYAEAVAGHERARAGLVSVVEGNGWRAVQAGYRQMLFGKGAGPQEGKGEISEADLERVMEEKGQLPLTVVLRHRIRYFSEGVVLGSKVFVAGYVARHERRRKARGLLRRRKHRHDPVPLPPLTDWGAQDLATLRKLRRTTI, encoded by the coding sequence ATGAGGACAGCACGAGTGAAGGAGGCATCGGAGAAGAGGGAGGCGGTGTATCACTGCATGAGCCGGACGGTGAACGGGGAGCGGCTGTTCGGGGAGGCGGCGCGGGAGGTATTCCGCAAGCAGATGTGGCAGGTGGCCGACTTCTGTGGAGTGGAGATCATCACCTGGACAATCTTGTCCAACCACTTCCATGTACTGGTCCGGGTGCCGCGAAAAACGGCAGTCGACGACAACGAACTGCTCCGGCGCTACCGGGTGCTTTATCCGAAACCGACGCCGTATCAGACCGCTCGCCTGGAGGTGGTCCGGCAATGGCTGACGGAGAGGGAAAATCTCGCAATCATGCAGGAGGCCGAGGCATGGCGGGCCCGGCAGGTCGCACTGATGGGCGACGTGTCGCAGTTCATGAAACTGCTCAAGCAGCGCTTTTCGATCTGGTTCAATCGTACACACAACCGTTTCGGCACGCTCTGGTGCGAACGCTTCAAAAGCGTGCTGGTCGAGCCCAAGGGACGCGTTCTGGAAACGATGGCGGCCTACATCGACCTGAACTGCATCCGGGCCGGACTGGCTACCGACCCGGCGGAGTACCGGTTCTGCGGATACGCCGAGGCCGTCGCCGGCCACGAGCGGGCGCGCGCCGGACTGGTGTCGGTGGTGGAGGGCAACGGCTGGCGGGCCGTCCAGGCGGGTTACCGGCAGATGCTCTTCGGCAAGGGGGCCGGCCCGCAGGAAGGCAAGGGGGAGATATCCGAAGCGGACTTGGAGAGGGTCATGGAAGAAAAGGGCCAACTCCCGCTGACCGTCGTCCTGCGCCACCGGATACGCTATTTCAGTGAGGGAGTGGTGCTCGGCTCGAAAGTGTTCGTGGCCGGCTACGTCGCCCGTCACGAACGCCGCCGCAAGGCCCGGGGTCTCCTGCGCCGCCGGAAACACCGGCACGACCCGGTCCCCCTCCCGCCGCTCACCGACTGGGGCGCACAGGATCTGGCGACATTGCGGAAACTCCGGCGTACAACAATCTGA
- a CDS encoding DNA polymerase III subunit alpha yields the protein MSSSSDFVHLHVHTDYSLLDGSCRVDRLMARAKELGQSAIALTDHGNMFATISFYNEAKKAGIKPLVGCELYVAPGSRLEKAGKSEDGKNYYHLGLLARNITGYQNLLKLVSDAHLKGFYYKPRADLETIARHADGLIGFTGCLASEVCQHLMHDRFEEARAACARYVDIFGRENYFVELQDHGIPEQRKIIPDLLRLAEEFHLKVVATNDVHYIRAEDANPHDALLCIQTGAKLAEENRMKFDTQEFFLKSRDEMAKVFRELPESLTNTLAVAEMCDLSIPFPKGSERYPRYPLPPEVKARQTPSDYLHQLCAEGLKRRYGHDHDPVAARPVVAERLAKLKNLPPGQKPAPPDYSGLAPDEVLVLRMGYEQAIINVTGFVDYFLVVWDFINWAKQHEIPVGPGRGSGAGCLVAYLLGITNIDPIRFGLLFERFLNPERVSPPDFDIDFCMRRREEVINYVRQKYGNDCVANIITYGTLGAKMAIRDIARVHDLPYADADRLAKLIPDELGISLEDSIKKSDELRGEISRNPVSKRIIDTALVVEGLVRNTGKHAAGIIITDQPLDDFVPLTSQEGDVTVQFDMGAVTKLGLLKMDFLGLKTLTVIADAVENVRRTVPGQEKFDIDAISLEDPKTYELLNAGKTVGVFQLESAGMQNAARQVGISTVDDINAISALYRPGPMQFIPDYARGKKDPASITYPHKLLEPVLKETFGIIVYQEQVMECARVIAGYTLGGADMLRRAMGKKDAEAMAQERTKFVSGAKEHNNIDAKKADEIFDLLNKFAQYGFNKSHSAAYAVVAYQTAYLKANYPVQFMAAVLTAELGNSEKVAHFIAETEAMGITVLGPDVNESRGAFTPVGDKVRFGLAGIKGVGEIAARTIIEEREANGPFKDFDDLVNRVDTKATNKRVLEHLAKTGAFDFSGEPRKVIFDRVDAAISAAASLARDRAAGQVGFFDLLADAGPAPASGSRPSAGKRKSAPADNDFTQAERLQFEKELLGFYVSGHPLNAYDGLLDAIDSHFVRELLEQPDRTPFRLGGIAGTIAKKLSKKDNRPWAAFSLATKEATLQLNMFAGAWAETGHNLADGAQVMICGSVMVNEEGPRLNVKSCHPLEAYVAANVKSILWLLRPEHAGVPEFLQQARAEMESRPGGLRMGFGFLFENRIAAVTETSAALGWRLDITRFHELRSHPAVAGVQIETKPLELPQPSWKKR from the coding sequence GTGTCTTCGTCTTCCGACTTCGTCCATCTCCACGTTCACACCGACTACAGCCTGCTCGACGGTTCCTGCCGCGTGGACCGTCTGATGGCGCGCGCCAAAGAACTCGGCCAGTCCGCCATTGCCCTCACCGACCATGGCAACATGTTTGCCACCATCTCGTTCTACAACGAAGCGAAGAAAGCCGGCATCAAACCTCTCGTCGGCTGCGAACTCTACGTCGCCCCCGGCTCCCGACTCGAAAAAGCCGGCAAATCCGAAGACGGCAAGAACTACTACCACCTCGGTCTCCTCGCCCGGAACATCACCGGCTACCAGAATCTCCTCAAGCTCGTCTCCGACGCCCACCTGAAGGGTTTTTACTACAAGCCCCGCGCCGATCTTGAAACCATCGCCCGTCACGCCGACGGCCTCATCGGCTTCACCGGCTGCCTCGCCTCCGAGGTCTGCCAGCACCTCATGCACGACCGCTTCGAGGAAGCCCGCGCCGCCTGCGCCCGCTACGTCGATATCTTCGGCCGCGAAAACTACTTCGTGGAGCTCCAGGACCACGGCATCCCCGAACAACGCAAGATCATCCCCGACCTCCTCCGCCTCGCCGAAGAATTCCATCTCAAGGTCGTCGCCACCAACGACGTCCACTACATCCGCGCCGAAGACGCCAACCCCCACGACGCTCTCCTCTGCATCCAGACCGGCGCCAAGCTCGCCGAGGAAAACCGCATGAAGTTCGACACCCAGGAATTTTTCCTCAAGTCGCGCGACGAGATGGCCAAGGTCTTCCGCGAACTCCCCGAATCCCTCACCAACACCCTCGCCGTCGCCGAGATGTGCGACCTCTCCATCCCCTTCCCCAAAGGCTCCGAACGCTACCCGCGCTACCCGCTTCCGCCCGAAGTGAAAGCCCGCCAGACCCCCTCCGACTACCTCCACCAGCTCTGCGCCGAAGGCCTCAAGCGCCGCTACGGCCACGACCACGACCCCGTCGCCGCCCGCCCCGTCGTCGCCGAGCGCCTCGCCAAGCTCAAAAATCTCCCCCCCGGCCAGAAACCCGCCCCCCCCGACTACTCCGGCCTCGCGCCCGACGAGGTCCTCGTCCTGCGCATGGGCTACGAACAGGCCATCATCAACGTCACCGGCTTCGTCGACTACTTCCTCGTCGTCTGGGACTTTATCAACTGGGCCAAACAACACGAAATCCCCGTCGGCCCCGGCCGCGGCTCCGGCGCCGGCTGCCTCGTCGCCTATCTCCTCGGTATCACCAACATCGACCCCATCCGCTTCGGCCTCCTCTTCGAACGTTTCCTCAACCCGGAACGCGTCTCGCCCCCCGACTTCGACATCGATTTCTGCATGCGCCGCCGCGAAGAGGTCATCAACTACGTGCGCCAGAAATACGGCAACGACTGCGTGGCCAACATCATCACCTACGGCACCCTCGGCGCCAAGATGGCCATCCGCGACATCGCCCGCGTCCACGACCTCCCCTACGCCGACGCCGACCGCCTCGCCAAGCTCATCCCCGACGAACTCGGCATCTCCCTCGAAGACTCCATAAAAAAATCCGACGAACTCCGCGGCGAAATCTCCCGCAATCCCGTTTCCAAACGCATCATCGACACCGCCCTCGTCGTTGAAGGTCTGGTACGCAACACCGGCAAGCACGCCGCCGGCATCATCATCACCGACCAGCCCCTCGACGACTTTGTCCCCCTCACCTCGCAGGAAGGCGACGTCACCGTCCAGTTCGACATGGGCGCCGTCACCAAGCTCGGCCTGCTCAAGATGGACTTCCTCGGCCTCAAGACCCTCACCGTCATCGCCGACGCCGTCGAGAACGTCCGCCGCACCGTCCCCGGCCAGGAGAAATTCGACATCGACGCCATCTCCCTCGAAGACCCCAAAACCTACGAACTGCTCAACGCCGGCAAAACCGTCGGTGTCTTCCAGCTCGAATCTGCCGGCATGCAGAACGCCGCCCGCCAGGTCGGCATCTCCACCGTCGATGACATCAACGCCATCTCCGCCCTCTACCGCCCCGGCCCCATGCAGTTCATCCCCGACTACGCCCGCGGCAAGAAAGACCCCGCCTCCATCACCTACCCGCACAAGCTCCTCGAACCCGTCCTCAAGGAAACCTTCGGCATCATCGTCTACCAGGAACAGGTCATGGAGTGCGCCCGCGTCATCGCCGGCTACACCCTCGGCGGCGCCGACATGCTCCGCCGCGCCATGGGCAAAAAAGACGCCGAAGCCATGGCGCAGGAACGCACCAAGTTCGTCTCCGGCGCCAAGGAGCACAACAACATCGACGCCAAAAAAGCCGACGAGATCTTCGACCTCCTCAACAAGTTCGCCCAGTACGGCTTCAACAAATCCCACTCCGCCGCCTACGCCGTCGTCGCCTACCAGACTGCGTATCTGAAAGCCAACTACCCGGTGCAGTTCATGGCGGCCGTGCTCACCGCCGAACTCGGCAATTCGGAAAAAGTCGCGCACTTCATCGCCGAGACCGAAGCCATGGGCATCACCGTGCTCGGCCCCGACGTCAACGAATCCCGCGGCGCCTTCACCCCCGTCGGCGACAAGGTCCGCTTCGGCCTCGCCGGCATCAAGGGCGTCGGTGAAATCGCCGCCCGGACAATCATCGAGGAACGCGAGGCCAATGGGCCCTTCAAGGACTTCGACGACCTCGTCAACCGCGTCGACACCAAGGCCACCAACAAGCGCGTGCTCGAACACCTCGCCAAGACCGGCGCCTTCGATTTCTCCGGCGAGCCCCGCAAGGTCATTTTCGACCGTGTCGACGCCGCCATCTCCGCCGCCGCCTCGCTCGCCCGCGACCGTGCCGCCGGCCAGGTGGGCTTCTTCGACCTCCTCGCCGACGCCGGCCCTGCCCCCGCCTCCGGTTCCCGTCCGTCAGCCGGGAAACGCAAATCCGCGCCCGCGGACAACGACTTCACCCAGGCCGAACGGCTCCAGTTCGAAAAAGAACTTCTCGGCTTCTACGTTTCCGGCCACCCGCTCAACGCCTACGACGGTCTCCTCGACGCCATCGACTCGCACTTCGTCCGCGAACTGCTCGAACAGCCCGACCGCACGCCCTTCCGCCTCGGCGGCATCGCCGGCACCATCGCCAAGAAACTGTCCAAAAAGGACAACCGTCCCTGGGCCGCCTTCTCGCTCGCCACCAAGGAAGCCACGCTGCAACTCAACATGTTCGCCGGCGCCTGGGCCGAGACCGGACACAACCTCGCCGACGGCGCGCAGGTCATGATCTGCGGCTCCGTGATGGTGAACGAGGAAGGTCCGCGCCTGAACGTGAAATCCTGCCACCCGCTGGAGGCCTACGTCGCCGCCAACGTCAAGTCCATCCTCTGGCTTCTGCGCCCCGAGCATGCCGGCGTCCCGGAGTTCCTGCAACAGGCGCGCGCCGAGATGGAATCCCGCCCCGGCGGGCTCCGCATGGGTTTCGGGTTCCTTTTCGAAAACCGCATCGCCGCCGTCACCGAAACCAGCGCCGCTCTCGGCTGGCGGCTCGACATCACCCGGTTCCACGAACTCCGCAGCCACCCCGCCGTCGCCGGCGTGCAGATCGAGACAAAACCCCTCGAACTCCCGCAGCCCTCCTGGAAAAAACGCTGA
- the guaA gene encoding GMP synthase (contains glutamine-hydrolyzing domain and glutamine amidotransferase; GMP-binding domain; functions to produce GMP from XMP in the IMP pathway), producing the protein MSQTIAVLDFGSQYTQVIARRIRECQVYSKIYHYATPAETLRADGVIGVVLSGGPSSVFAKDAPMPDRGVFELGVPVLGICYGVQLMGKLLGGSVARSKEREFGLGTLTIRKAGSLFSGLTQKKFTVWNSHGDRLIDLPPGFRTVATTDNAPHAAIEDSKRRFYGIQFHPEVSHTENGLHILKNFLVAVCGAKQDWTTADFIKHAVADIRAQVGKGRVLLALSGGVDSSVCAALIHKAIGKQLTCVYVDTGLMRKDETKHIEELYAKHFRIDLRIVDASKTFLKRLKGVTDPERKRKIIGHTFIEVFDKAVKTIGKLEYLGQGTIYPDVIESMAIGNNPAAMIKSHHNVGGLPARMKLRLVEPLRQLFKDEVRAVGTKLGLPREVVWRQPFPGPGLAVRVIGDITKERLDVLREADAILHEEMMKAGLYYKIWQSFCVYLPVKSVGVIGDERNYADVIALRLVESIDAMTADWAKLPTPLLQRISNRITNEVRGVSRVVLDISSKPPATIEWE; encoded by the coding sequence ATGTCTCAAACCATCGCCGTCCTCGACTTCGGTTCCCAGTACACGCAGGTTATCGCCCGCCGCATCCGCGAGTGTCAGGTTTACTCCAAAATCTACCATTACGCCACTCCTGCGGAAACGCTTCGGGCGGATGGGGTTATCGGCGTGGTTCTCTCCGGCGGACCCAGTTCCGTATTTGCCAAGGATGCGCCTATGCCCGACCGGGGAGTCTTCGAACTCGGTGTGCCGGTCCTCGGCATCTGTTACGGCGTGCAGCTCATGGGCAAGCTCCTCGGCGGCTCCGTCGCCCGGAGCAAGGAGCGCGAATTCGGCCTCGGCACCCTCACGATCAGGAAAGCCGGCAGCCTTTTCAGCGGCCTGACGCAGAAAAAATTCACGGTCTGGAACTCGCACGGTGATCGCCTTATCGATCTGCCGCCCGGTTTCAGGACCGTCGCCACGACCGACAACGCCCCGCACGCCGCCATCGAGGACAGCAAGCGCCGTTTCTACGGCATCCAGTTTCATCCCGAAGTCTCGCACACCGAAAACGGCCTCCACATCCTCAAAAACTTCCTCGTCGCCGTCTGCGGCGCGAAGCAGGACTGGACGACAGCCGATTTTATCAAACACGCTGTCGCCGACATCCGGGCCCAGGTCGGCAAGGGCCGCGTGCTGCTCGCCCTTTCCGGCGGCGTCGATTCTTCCGTCTGCGCGGCGCTCATCCACAAGGCCATCGGCAAGCAGCTCACCTGCGTGTACGTGGACACCGGCCTCATGCGCAAGGACGAGACGAAACACATCGAGGAACTCTACGCGAAGCACTTCAGGATCGACCTCCGCATCGTTGATGCCTCGAAGACCTTCCTCAAGCGCCTGAAGGGCGTCACCGATCCCGAGCGCAAGCGCAAGATCATCGGCCACACCTTCATCGAGGTGTTCGACAAGGCCGTGAAGACCATCGGCAAGCTCGAGTACCTCGGTCAGGGCACCATCTATCCCGACGTGATCGAGAGCATGGCGATCGGCAACAATCCGGCCGCCATGATCAAGAGCCATCACAACGTCGGCGGCCTGCCGGCGCGTATGAAACTCCGGCTCGTCGAGCCGCTCCGCCAGCTTTTCAAGGACGAGGTCCGCGCCGTCGGCACGAAGCTCGGCCTGCCGCGCGAGGTCGTCTGGCGCCAGCCGTTTCCCGGCCCCGGCCTGGCGGTGCGCGTGATCGGCGACATCACGAAGGAACGACTCGACGTCCTGCGCGAGGCCGACGCCATCCTGCACGAGGAAATGATGAAAGCCGGTCTCTACTACAAGATCTGGCAGAGCTTCTGCGTGTACCTCCCGGTCAAGTCCGTGGGCGTGATCGGCGACGAGCGCAACTACGCCGACGTCATCGCCCTGCGTCTCGTGGAGAGCATCGACGCCATGACCGCCGACTGGGCCAAGCTCCCCACCCCCCTCCTGCAACGCATCTCCAACCGCATCACCAACGAAGTCCGCGGCGTGTCCCGCGTGGTTCTCGACATCAGTTCCAAACCACCCGCGACCATTGAATGGGAGTGA
- a CDS encoding methionine biosynthesis protein MetW: MSASPSHIFSANPVNPADSAGVPAGVGARHRKPSVAGHRRTVDMQIIAGWVEPRSRVLDLGCGRGVLLDYLQHTKDVFAVGVDMDFDKISACVRRGVTAHQADMLGFMQRFPDGHFDRVIFSRTLEELPAPGAAIVEGLRVARNVTVGFVNHAYWKNRFDGALRGRKPRNAVYTTAWFESRPTNPVTIHDFEQFCAEKRIRIVRRAHLRGDWKTACSFAPNLLAGYALYDLARA, translated from the coding sequence ATGAGCGCGTCTCCTTCCCACATTTTTTCTGCCAATCCTGTCAATCCTGCCGATTCCGCCGGCGTCCCTGCCGGCGTCGGTGCCCGGCACCGCAAGCCGTCGGTGGCGGGCCATCGCCGCACGGTGGACATGCAGATCATCGCCGGCTGGGTGGAGCCGCGTTCGCGCGTGCTCGACCTCGGTTGCGGGCGCGGCGTGCTGCTCGATTACCTGCAACATACGAAGGATGTCTTCGCGGTGGGCGTGGACATGGATTTCGACAAGATTTCGGCCTGCGTGCGGCGCGGCGTCACCGCGCACCAGGCGGACATGCTCGGATTCATGCAGCGGTTCCCCGACGGGCATTTCGACCGGGTGATCTTTTCCCGCACGCTGGAGGAACTGCCTGCGCCGGGCGCGGCGATTGTCGAGGGGTTGCGCGTGGCGCGCAACGTCACCGTCGGTTTCGTCAATCACGCCTACTGGAAAAACCGGTTCGACGGCGCGCTGCGCGGACGCAAGCCGCGCAACGCCGTTTACACGACGGCGTGGTTCGAGAGCCGCCCGACGAATCCGGTAACAATCCACGATTTCGAGCAGTTTTGCGCGGAAAAGCGCATCCGCATCGTCCGTCGCGCCCATTTGCGCGGCGACTGGAAAACGGCCTGCTCCTTCGCACCCAACCTGCTGGCCGGCTACGCGCTCTACGACCTGGCGCGGGCGTGA
- a CDS encoding ribulose-phosphate 3-epimerase, whose translation MKHASVLAPSILAGDHARLADSAQLVKGLGIPWLHLDIMDGHFVPNLTFGPQTVAALRAAVPDGLFFDTHLMLDEPHRYIEPFIKAGADLVSIHIEPAYDHAGTLRRIRELGCLNGIVLNPGTPAEAIEPLLGEVDLVLAMTVQPGFGGQAFRRDVLPKLAQIDRWRTERGLTFRLEVDGGIDLATGPECRAAGADTFVAGTAFFKAADRAGFAASVAGWQSPALA comes from the coding sequence GTGAAACACGCATCCGTCCTTGCTCCGTCGATTCTCGCAGGCGACCACGCCCGGCTCGCCGACAGCGCGCAACTCGTGAAAGGCCTCGGCATCCCGTGGCTGCACCTCGATATCATGGACGGGCATTTCGTGCCCAATCTGACGTTCGGCCCGCAAACGGTCGCCGCCCTGCGCGCCGCTGTGCCGGACGGGCTGTTTTTCGACACGCACCTGATGCTCGACGAGCCGCACCGCTACATCGAGCCCTTCATCAAGGCCGGCGCCGATCTCGTCAGCATCCACATCGAGCCGGCGTACGATCACGCCGGCACCCTCCGCCGCATCCGCGAACTGGGTTGCCTCAACGGCATCGTCCTCAATCCCGGCACGCCCGCCGAAGCCATCGAACCGTTGCTCGGCGAGGTGGATCTCGTGCTGGCGATGACCGTGCAACCGGGTTTCGGCGGGCAGGCCTTCCGCCGCGACGTGCTGCCGAAACTCGCGCAGATCGACCGCTGGCGCACCGAACGCGGGCTGACGTTCCGGCTGGAGGTCGATGGCGGCATCGATCTCGCCACCGGTCCCGAATGCCGTGCTGCCGGCGCGGATACGTTTGTGGCCGGCACCGCGTTTTTCAAGGCGGCGGACCGGGCCGGATTTGCCGCGAGCGTCGCCGGGTGGCAGAGTCCGGCCCTGGCCTGA
- a CDS encoding phosphopantetheine adenylyltransferase translates to MRHCIYPGTFDPVTYGHLDVLSRATRIFDRVTIAIADNSAKAPLFTAEQRLNFLKANTTQFPSVTTAIFHGLLVDFAREQKACAIIRGLRALSDFEFEFNMALMNRHLEPGVETFFVMPRGAYSFTSSSLVKQVARYGGDVSHFVPPDVAEGLRTAYAV, encoded by the coding sequence ATGCGACACTGCATTTACCCCGGAACATTCGATCCGGTCACCTACGGTCATCTCGACGTCCTCTCCCGCGCCACGCGGATTTTTGACCGGGTCACGATCGCCATTGCGGACAACTCGGCCAAGGCCCCGCTGTTCACCGCGGAGCAGCGGCTGAACTTCCTGAAGGCCAACACCACGCAGTTCCCCAGCGTCACCACGGCGATCTTTCACGGCCTGCTGGTGGATTTCGCCCGCGAGCAGAAAGCCTGCGCGATCATCCGCGGACTGCGGGCGCTTTCGGATTTCGAGTTCGAGTTCAACATGGCGCTGATGAACCGTCACCTCGAACCGGGTGTGGAAACCTTTTTCGTGATGCCGCGCGGCGCGTACAGCTTTACCAGTTCGTCGCTCGTCAAGCAGGTGGCTCGCTACGGCGGCGACGTCAGCCACTTCGTGCCGCCCGATGTCGCCGAAGGCCTGCGCACCGCCTACGCGGTTTAG
- a CDS encoding prephenate dehydrogenase, giving the protein MSIEHLVILAPGLLGGSVARAARARGLAGRITIWARRAETREALRGQPWCDAVAESPEAAVRDASLVVLAAPVTSIIELARQVGPQVAAGAVVTDVGSVKTRLCHEARTAMRAGVVFVGSHPMAGSEKTGWENGSETLFEKRTCFVTPHPDTPGAAVRRVADFWRDLGSMVATLTPEQHDEVVAHISHLPQAVATVLADTLAGRPGEWRHLAGGGLRDTTRIAASDATMWVEIFQQNRDHVLRALERFSGQLQDFQAALANHDWPAVRRQLEQGKVWRDGFRP; this is encoded by the coding sequence GTGAGCATCGAACACCTCGTTATCCTCGCCCCCGGGTTGCTGGGGGGTTCCGTGGCCAGGGCGGCGCGCGCCCGCGGGCTGGCCGGGCGAATCACGATCTGGGCGCGGCGGGCGGAGACGCGGGAGGCGCTGCGCGGGCAGCCGTGGTGCGATGCGGTGGCGGAGTCGCCGGAGGCTGCGGTGCGCGACGCGTCGCTGGTGGTGCTGGCGGCGCCGGTGACGTCGATCATCGAACTGGCCCGGCAGGTCGGTCCGCAGGTGGCGGCAGGCGCGGTGGTGACGGATGTGGGCAGCGTGAAGACGCGGCTGTGCCACGAGGCGCGCACGGCGATGCGGGCGGGGGTGGTTTTTGTCGGTTCGCACCCGATGGCGGGGAGCGAGAAGACGGGCTGGGAAAACGGTTCGGAGACGCTGTTCGAGAAACGGACGTGTTTCGTGACGCCGCATCCGGACACGCCCGGGGCGGCGGTGCGGAGGGTGGCGGATTTCTGGCGGGATCTGGGCTCGATGGTGGCCACGCTCACGCCGGAGCAGCACGACGAGGTCGTGGCGCATATCAGCCACCTGCCGCAGGCGGTGGCCACGGTGCTGGCGGATACGCTGGCGGGGCGACCGGGCGAGTGGCGGCACCTGGCGGGCGGGGGGCTGCGCGACACCACGCGGATCGCGGCGAGCGACGCCACGATGTGGGTGGAGATTTTCCAGCAAAACCGCGACCACGTGCTGCGCGCGCTGGAGCGGTTTTCGGGGCAATTGCAGGATTTCCAGGCGGCGCTGGCGAACCATGACTGGCCGGCGGTCCGGCGGCAGCTCGAACAGGGCAAGGTCTGGCGCGACGGGTTCCGGCCGTAG
- a CDS encoding Sulphatase-modifying factor protein has translation MPRFRLRRRLATIWQKLYKVLLVALGLAVLAVLYYVLANLGPGKLDDPAASQLIDDPAVVALIRQVDDLEKQYRQVADAGVFTSDALQALEKAVAIQRDIVRRLPLSSYEQANRLRDLESRLDSARARDVVGRIDQLEKEGGDAAARGDIAQAKADYEEALRLQREINVTSASAEFKNYMREATLSQSLASVDAAPLNHQKEAALSAARKALSEKRWRDAIAAFTTARDLQIRINSEYPRTRFVDVQGVDKIDAEIETLNASDAADEIEKHIAAAERADLTADYDEAARLYTLAAGIQREINATFPRSRFVSSAQVDELEIRRQTTLSRMLGHKLEALDKQISLSLSRRHVVAAELDLPAAIALVEKIETDFPRSRLNSGVRKIRLSYLNLKKADIGPLQDEIYSRIALIPDLPEIQMSAIEVTQALYQRIMNTNPSRNPGRTLPVDSVTWNEAGEFCNRLGWLLGAPVRLPTEAEYRAAFKGGAGGVQSADNGSAHTREAGVLDPNQFGIHDLLGNVAEWLQDVDDTRDTRVIGGSYLDQADRLTELPIAKQSRNDRARHIGFRFVIERPALAASEK, from the coding sequence ATGCCAAGGTTCCGTCTCCGCCGCCGCCTCGCCACCATCTGGCAAAAATTATACAAGGTGCTCCTCGTTGCCTTGGGCCTCGCCGTGCTGGCCGTTCTCTATTATGTTCTCGCCAACCTTGGTCCCGGCAAGCTGGACGATCCGGCCGCTTCGCAACTGATCGACGACCCCGCGGTGGTCGCCCTGATCAGGCAGGTGGATGACCTTGAAAAGCAGTACCGCCAGGTTGCCGATGCCGGTGTGTTCACCTCCGATGCCCTCCAAGCCCTGGAAAAGGCCGTCGCCATCCAGCGCGACATCGTCCGCCGCCTCCCGCTCTCCAGCTACGAACAGGCCAACCGCCTGCGCGACCTCGAAAGCCGGCTCGATTCGGCCCGTGCCCGCGATGTCGTTGGCCGTATTGACCAGCTCGAGAAAGAAGGTGGCGACGCCGCCGCTCGCGGCGACATTGCCCAGGCCAAGGCCGACTACGAGGAAGCCCTTCGCCTCCAGCGCGAAATCAACGTCACCAGCGCCAGCGCCGAATTCAAGAACTACATGCGCGAAGCGACTCTGTCGCAGTCGCTTGCCTCGGTCGATGCCGCTCCGCTCAACCACCAGAAAGAGGCCGCCCTCTCCGCCGCCCGCAAGGCTCTCTCCGAAAAACGCTGGCGCGACGCCATTGCCGCCTTCACCACCGCCCGCGATCTCCAGATCAGGATCAACAGCGAATACCCGCGCACCCGCTTCGTCGACGTGCAGGGAGTGGACAAGATCGACGCCGAAATCGAGACCCTCAATGCCTCCGACGCGGCCGACGAGATCGAAAAACACATCGCTGCCGCCGAGCGCGCCGACCTCACCGCCGATTACGACGAAGCCGCCCGCCTCTACACCCTGGCCGCCGGCATCCAGCGCGAGATCAACGCCACCTTTCCCCGCAGCCGCTTCGTCTCCTCCGCCCAGGTGGACGAACTCGAAATCCGGCGCCAGACCACCCTCTCCCGCATGCTCGGGCACAAGCTCGAAGCGCTGGACAAGCAGATCAGCCTCTCCCTCTCCCGCCGTCATGTCGTGGCCGCCGAGCTCGATCTCCCCGCCGCCATCGCCCTGGTCGAGAAAATCGAAACCGACTTTCCCCGCAGCCGGCTCAACAGCGGCGTCCGCAAGATCCGCCTCTCCTACCTCAATCTCAAAAAGGCCGACATCGGGCCGCTGCAGGACGAGATTTATTCGCGCATCGCCCTCATTCCCGATCTCCCCGAAATCCAGATGAGCGCCATCGAAGTGACCCAGGCCCTTTACCAGCGCATCATGAACACCAACCCGAGCCGCAATCCCGGCCGCACGCTTCCGGTCGACTCCGTCACCTGGAACGAGGCCGGCGAATTCTGCAACCGTCTCGGCTGGCTGCTCGGCGCTCCCGTCCGCCTGCCCACCGAGGCCGAGTACCGCGCGGCCTTCAAGGGCGGCGCCGGCGGCGTCCAGTCGGCGGACAACGGTTCCGCGCACACCCGCGAAGCCGGTGTTCTCGATCCCAATCAATTCGGCATCCATGATCTCCTCGGCAACGTCGCCGAGTGGCTCCAGGACGTGGACGACACCCGCGACACCCGTGTCATCGGCGGCAGCTACCTCGACCAGGCCGACCGGCTGACCGAGCTGCCCATCGCCAAACAGTCGCGCAACGACCGGGCCCGCCACATCGGTTTTCGCTTCGTGATCGAGCGCCCCGCCCTCGCCGCCAGCGAAAAGTAA